In the Streptomyces sp. NBC_00525 genome, one interval contains:
- the kdpB gene encoding potassium-transporting ATPase subunit KdpB, producing the protein MTTPTPQPAPIPAAARQVRTGAALSDPRTLLAALPRAVRKFHPRAMAASPVMCVVLAGSVVTTVLAARDPGDLFGWAITGWLWLTTLFANLAEAVAEGRGKAQADALRRAKTDTVARRLTGGREKRIASTELRVGDLVVCEAGDIVPGDGDVVEGVAGVDESAVTGESAPVIRESGGDRSAVTGGTKVLSDRIVIRITTRPGETFIDRMIALVEGAARQKTPNEIALNILLASLTIAFLLAVVTLQPFAVYAGGEQSVAVLTALLVCLIPTTIGALLSAIGIAGMDRLVRRNVLAMSGRAVEAAGDVSTLLLDKTGTITHGNRRATALLPVAGVTGEELARAARLASLADETPEGRSVVALAGERYGQGEPRADELSGATRVAFTAHTRMSGVDMAGRSVRKGAAGAVSAWVRERGGTVPDEARRGADRIAAQGGTPLLVAVEDERGARVLGVVHLKDVVKEGMPERFAELRRMGIRTVMITGDNPLTAKAIAEEAGVDDFLAEATPEDKMALIKREQAAGALVAMTGDGTNDAPALAQADVGVAMNSGTSAAKEAGNMVDLDSDPTKLIEIVEIGRQLLITRGALTTFSLANDIAKYFAIIPAMFAAVYPGLDRLNIMDLSSPRTAILSAVIFNALIIVALVPLALRGVRHRPGGASALLRRNLAVYGIGGLIAPFAGIKLIDLLLSLLPGIG; encoded by the coding sequence ATGACCACACCCACACCCCAGCCGGCCCCGATACCGGCGGCCGCGCGGCAGGTCCGCACCGGCGCCGCGCTGTCCGACCCCAGGACGCTGCTCGCCGCGCTGCCCCGGGCGGTGCGCAAGTTCCATCCCAGGGCGATGGCCGCCTCACCCGTCATGTGCGTGGTGCTCGCCGGGTCCGTCGTCACCACCGTGCTCGCCGCCCGCGACCCCGGCGACCTGTTCGGCTGGGCGATCACCGGCTGGCTGTGGCTGACCACGCTCTTCGCCAACCTCGCCGAAGCCGTCGCCGAGGGGCGCGGCAAGGCCCAGGCCGACGCGCTGCGGCGGGCGAAGACCGACACCGTCGCCCGCCGGCTGACCGGCGGACGCGAGAAGCGGATCGCCAGCACCGAGCTGCGCGTCGGCGACCTGGTCGTCTGCGAGGCGGGCGACATCGTCCCCGGCGACGGGGACGTCGTGGAGGGCGTGGCCGGCGTGGACGAGTCCGCGGTGACCGGCGAGTCCGCCCCCGTCATCCGCGAGTCCGGCGGCGACCGCAGCGCCGTCACCGGCGGTACGAAGGTGCTCTCCGACCGCATCGTCATCCGGATCACCACCCGGCCCGGCGAGACGTTCATCGACCGGATGATCGCCCTGGTGGAGGGCGCCGCCCGGCAGAAGACGCCCAACGAGATCGCCCTGAACATCCTGCTGGCGTCCCTGACGATCGCCTTCCTGCTCGCCGTGGTCACCCTCCAGCCCTTCGCCGTGTACGCGGGCGGCGAGCAGTCCGTCGCCGTGCTCACCGCGCTGCTGGTCTGTCTCATCCCGACCACCATCGGCGCGCTGCTCTCCGCGATCGGCATCGCGGGCATGGACCGGCTGGTGCGGCGCAATGTGCTCGCGATGTCCGGGCGGGCCGTCGAGGCGGCCGGGGACGTCTCGACGCTGCTGCTCGACAAGACCGGCACCATCACCCACGGCAACCGCCGGGCCACCGCCCTGCTGCCCGTCGCCGGGGTCACCGGCGAGGAACTGGCGCGGGCCGCCCGGCTCGCCTCGCTGGCCGACGAGACCCCCGAGGGCCGGTCCGTGGTCGCCCTCGCCGGGGAGCGGTACGGGCAGGGCGAACCCCGCGCGGACGAGCTGAGCGGCGCCACCCGGGTCGCCTTCACCGCACACACCCGCATGTCCGGCGTGGACATGGCCGGGCGCAGCGTCCGCAAGGGCGCCGCCGGGGCGGTCTCCGCCTGGGTGCGCGAGCGGGGCGGGACCGTCCCCGACGAGGCACGCCGGGGCGCCGACCGCATCGCGGCGCAGGGCGGCACTCCGCTCCTGGTGGCCGTCGAGGACGAGCGCGGGGCGCGGGTCCTGGGCGTCGTCCACCTCAAGGACGTCGTCAAGGAGGGCATGCCCGAGCGGTTCGCCGAGCTGCGCCGGATGGGCATCCGCACCGTCATGATCACCGGCGACAACCCGCTCACCGCGAAGGCCATCGCCGAGGAGGCCGGAGTCGACGACTTCCTGGCCGAGGCCACGCCCGAGGACAAGATGGCCCTCATCAAGCGGGAGCAGGCCGCCGGCGCGCTCGTCGCGATGACCGGCGACGGCACCAACGACGCCCCGGCCCTCGCTCAGGCCGATGTCGGCGTGGCCATGAACAGCGGGACCTCGGCCGCCAAGGAGGCCGGGAACATGGTCGACCTGGACTCCGACCCGACCAAGCTCATCGAGATCGTGGAGATCGGCAGGCAGCTGCTGATCACGCGGGGCGCGCTCACCACGTTCTCGCTGGCCAACGACATCGCGAAGTACTTCGCGATCATCCCCGCGATGTTCGCCGCCGTGTACCCGGGCCTGGACCGGCTCAACATCATGGACCTGTCCTCGCCCCGGACCGCGATCCTCTCCGCCGTGATCTTCAACGCGCTGATCATCGTCGCGCTCGTGCCGCTCGCCCTGCGGGGCGTACGCCACCGGCCCGGTGGCGCGTCCGCCCTGCTCCGGCGCAACCTCGCCGTCTACGGCATCGGCGGGCTGATCGCGCCCTTCGCCGGCATCAAGCTCATCGACCTGCTCCTCTCCCTCCTCCCCGGAATCGGCTGA
- the kdpA gene encoding potassium-transporting ATPase subunit KdpA, with the protein MSPVLSGVLQLLALVVALGLAYRPLGDHMARVYTSTRHLRAERWIYRAIGADPGARMRQAAYLRGVLAFSAVGVLLLYLLQRLQGVLPGSLGFSSIDPDQAFNTAASFVANTNWQSYAGEQAMGHLVQTGGLAVQNFLSAAVGMAVAIALVRGFAASRTGELGNFWCDLVRGTVRVLLPLAAVGALVLVACGAIQNFAGIHEVGQFTGGGQEWNGGAVASQEAIKELGTNGGGYFNANAAHPFENPSGLSNLFEIFLILLIPFALTRTFGRMVGSVRQGYALLGTMLVFWLGFSVLMMWTESAHHGPAFELAGGATEGKETRFGIGGSSLFAVATTLTSTGAVNSFHSSYTGLGGGITLLGMQLGEIAPGGVGSGLYGMLIMALVAVFIAGLMVGRTPEYLGKKIGVREIRLAACYLLVTPALVLGFTAAAVALPTPPDSTANSGAHGFSEILYAYTSGANNNGSAFAGLNADTPWFNTTIGLAMLLGRFLPMVFVLALAGSLAEQRPVPADSGTLATHTPLFGGLLAAVVVVVAGLTYFPALALGPLAEGLAS; encoded by the coding sequence ATGAGCCCCGTCCTCTCCGGTGTGCTCCAGCTCCTCGCGCTCGTGGTGGCGCTGGGGCTGGCGTACCGCCCGCTCGGCGACCACATGGCCCGCGTCTACACCTCGACCCGCCATCTGCGGGCCGAGCGGTGGATCTACCGGGCGATCGGCGCCGACCCCGGCGCGCGGATGCGCCAAGCCGCGTATCTGCGCGGCGTCCTCGCCTTCTCCGCCGTCGGCGTCCTCCTCCTGTACCTGCTGCAACGGCTCCAGGGCGTCCTGCCCGGCTCGCTCGGCTTCTCCTCGATCGACCCCGACCAGGCGTTCAACACCGCCGCCTCGTTCGTCGCGAACACCAACTGGCAGTCGTACGCCGGCGAGCAGGCCATGGGCCACCTCGTGCAGACCGGCGGTCTGGCCGTGCAGAACTTCCTCTCCGCCGCCGTCGGCATGGCCGTCGCGATCGCCCTCGTCCGCGGGTTCGCCGCCTCCCGCACCGGGGAACTCGGCAACTTCTGGTGCGATCTGGTGCGCGGCACCGTCCGCGTCCTGCTGCCGCTCGCCGCAGTCGGCGCGCTCGTCCTCGTCGCCTGCGGGGCGATACAGAACTTCGCCGGCATCCACGAGGTCGGGCAGTTCACCGGCGGCGGCCAGGAATGGAACGGCGGCGCGGTCGCCTCCCAGGAGGCCATCAAGGAGCTGGGCACCAACGGCGGCGGCTACTTCAACGCCAACGCGGCCCACCCCTTCGAGAACCCCAGCGGCCTGTCCAACCTCTTCGAGATCTTCCTGATCCTCCTCATCCCGTTCGCGCTGACCCGCACCTTCGGCCGCATGGTGGGCTCCGTCCGGCAGGGGTACGCGCTCCTGGGCACCATGCTCGTCTTCTGGCTCGGCTTCTCCGTGCTGATGATGTGGACCGAGTCGGCCCACCACGGCCCCGCGTTCGAGCTCGCGGGCGGCGCCACCGAGGGCAAGGAGACCCGGTTCGGCATCGGCGGCTCGTCGCTGTTCGCCGTCGCCACCACACTCACCTCCACCGGCGCGGTGAACTCCTTCCACTCCTCGTACACCGGCCTCGGCGGCGGCATCACGCTGCTCGGCATGCAGCTCGGCGAGATCGCCCCCGGCGGCGTCGGCTCCGGGCTGTACGGCATGCTGATCATGGCGCTCGTCGCCGTGTTCATCGCCGGTCTGATGGTCGGGCGCACACCCGAATACCTCGGCAAGAAGATCGGCGTCCGCGAGATCCGGCTCGCCGCCTGCTATCTCCTGGTCACCCCGGCCCTGGTGCTCGGCTTCACCGCGGCGGCCGTCGCCCTGCCCACCCCGCCCGACTCCACCGCCAACTCCGGGGCGCACGGCTTCTCCGAGATCCTGTACGCCTACACCTCCGGCGCCAACAACAACGGCTCGGCGTTCGCCGGGCTGAACGCGGACACACCGTGGTTCAACACCACCATCGGGCTCGCCATGCTGCTGGGCCGCTTCCTGCCCATGGTGTTCGTCCTCGCCCTGGCCGGCTCGCTGGCCGAGCAGCGGCCCGTACCGGCCGACTCCGGCACCCTCGCCACCCACACCCCGCTGTTCGGCGGACTGCTCGCCGCGGTCGTGGTGGTCGTCGCCGGCCTGACCTACTTCCCGGCCCTCGCCCTGGGCCCGCTCGCCGAAGGGCTCGCGTCATGA
- a CDS encoding ABC transporter ATP-binding protein, giving the protein MTENSADTTTGGGAGTALADGPMVRVEDLHRSYGSGAGAVHALRGVSFEVPRGELVALKGRSGSGKTTLLNLVGGLDSPDGGRITVDGTDLSTLGENGLLELRRDRIGFIFQSFGLIPILTAAENVGVPLRLRKADPREREKRVSLLLSLVGLADHAAQRPGEMSGGQQQRVAIARALANRPALLIADEPTGQLDQETGLAVMELLRAVVHSENVTALVATHDAQLLGLADRVLELSDGHIIEH; this is encoded by the coding sequence ATGACCGAGAACAGCGCCGACACGACCACCGGCGGGGGCGCCGGGACGGCCCTCGCCGACGGCCCGATGGTGCGCGTCGAGGACCTGCACCGCTCCTACGGCTCCGGCGCGGGCGCCGTGCACGCGCTGCGCGGCGTCTCCTTCGAGGTGCCGCGCGGCGAGCTGGTCGCCCTCAAGGGCCGCTCCGGCTCCGGCAAGACCACCCTGCTCAACCTCGTCGGCGGCCTCGACAGCCCGGACGGCGGCCGGATCACCGTGGACGGCACCGACCTCTCCACCCTCGGCGAGAACGGGCTGCTGGAACTGCGCCGGGACCGCATCGGCTTCATCTTCCAGTCCTTCGGCCTGATCCCGATCCTCACGGCGGCGGAGAACGTCGGCGTACCCCTGCGGCTGCGCAAGGCCGACCCCCGCGAGCGCGAGAAGCGGGTGTCGCTGCTGCTCTCCCTCGTCGGCCTCGCCGACCACGCGGCGCAGCGCCCCGGCGAGATGTCCGGCGGCCAGCAGCAGCGGGTGGCCATCGCCCGCGCGCTCGCCAACCGGCCCGCCCTGCTGATCGCGGACGAGCCCACCGGGCAGCTCGACCAGGAGACCGGGCTCGCGGTGATGGAGCTGCTGCGCGCCGTCGTGCACAGCGAGAACGTCACCGCGCTCGTCGCCACCCACGACGCCCAGCTGCTCGGCCTCGCCGACCGCGTGCTGGAGCTCAGCGACGGGCACATCATCGAGCACTGA
- the kdpF gene encoding K(+)-transporting ATPase subunit F — protein MTADNVAGLVVAAALLGYLVLALLFPERF, from the coding sequence GTGACCGCGGACAACGTGGCCGGCCTCGTCGTGGCCGCCGCCCTGCTGGGCTACCTCGTCCTCGCCCTCCTCTTCCCGGAGAGGTTCTGA
- the kdpC gene encoding potassium-transporting ATPase subunit KdpC: MHTPVRNPARQAWAALRALLVLTLVCGVLYPLAVTGAAQTLMPHRADGSRITDGGRVVGSALIGQRYDLPATEDGESAQPDLRWFQPRPSAGLGTNTRNTRYSLLVSGASNLAGDSPELIDRVTAAREAVVRDNSVPGHPVDPAQVPADAVTSSGSGLDPHISPAYAQLQVRRVAARNHLDADRVAELVERHTEGRLLGFIGEPRVNVLRLNVALRRLATG; encoded by the coding sequence ATGCACACACCCGTACGCAACCCCGCCCGCCAGGCCTGGGCCGCCCTGCGCGCCCTGCTCGTCCTCACCCTGGTCTGCGGCGTCCTCTACCCGCTCGCCGTCACCGGGGCCGCGCAGACGCTCATGCCGCACCGCGCGGACGGCTCCCGGATCACCGACGGCGGCCGGGTCGTCGGCTCCGCCCTCATCGGCCAGCGCTACGACCTGCCGGCCACGGAGGACGGGGAGAGCGCACAGCCCGACCTGCGCTGGTTCCAGCCGCGCCCCTCCGCCGGGCTCGGCACCAACACCCGCAACACCCGCTACTCGCTGCTCGTCTCCGGCGCCAGCAACCTGGCCGGCGACAGCCCGGAGCTGATCGACCGGGTCACCGCAGCCCGAGAAGCCGTCGTCCGGGACAACTCAGTCCCCGGCCACCCGGTCGATCCCGCGCAGGTGCCCGCCGACGCGGTCACCTCCTCCGGCTCCGGGCTCGACCCCCACATCTCCCCGGCGTACGCACAGCTCCAGGTCCGCCGCGTCGCCGCCCGCAACCACCTGGACGCCGATCGGGTCGCCGAACTCGTCGAGCGGCACACCGAGGGCCGCCTCCTCGGCTTCATCGGCGAACCGCGCGTCAACGTCCTCCGGCTCAACGTCGCGCTGCGCCGGCTGGCGACGGGCTGA